One region of Candidatus Acidiferrales bacterium genomic DNA includes:
- a CDS encoding BamA/TamA family outer membrane protein, translated as MESGTARKIVRVPLYPLIGLGKGLEKGLLALEEHNLRQKLNYWQYWLQQHHLQPLTGGMGTGTGFALGIRIFDDDFLHRRIRFEMPLRYSTNNYQQFGTMLGFSLLRDRKLFLDLATQYRSRPQEDFFGLGDGSFENDRTNYKLQDRNAGAVIGTEIGGRARFDFGVRYTNTNVSGGEDDRFPSTEQKFPILAGLARGSSLLRYGFSAMYTALDNPLDPKKGFRWRGRFYWVDSLNSDNFDFYDYGLVADGYVPLGRRRTLAVRLVADFRQERDAGQIPFYLLPYLGGSRTMRGFREFRFYDANALLVNIEYRHQVWKFVDFVLFTDQGQVAREPGDFSFERFRTGYGAGLRVKSLRGVALRFDVGRSSEGWRFYFTFSPEF; from the coding sequence ATGGAATCGGGCACGGCAAGGAAAATTGTCCGCGTGCCTCTCTATCCGCTCATCGGACTGGGCAAGGGACTCGAAAAGGGACTGCTGGCGCTCGAAGAACACAACCTCCGACAAAAATTGAACTATTGGCAGTACTGGCTCCAGCAGCACCACCTGCAGCCGCTGACTGGCGGGATGGGTACGGGAACCGGGTTCGCCCTGGGCATAAGAATCTTTGACGACGATTTCCTGCACCGCAGGATTCGTTTCGAAATGCCCCTGCGGTACTCCACCAACAACTATCAACAGTTTGGAACGATGCTCGGTTTCTCGCTCCTCCGCGACCGCAAGCTCTTCCTCGATCTGGCCACGCAGTATCGTTCGCGGCCACAAGAAGATTTCTTCGGCCTGGGCGACGGGTCGTTTGAGAACGATAGGACCAATTACAAGCTGCAGGATCGTAACGCTGGCGCCGTGATCGGAACCGAAATCGGCGGGCGTGCCCGCTTCGATTTCGGCGTCCGTTACACCAACACAAACGTCTCCGGCGGGGAAGACGACCGATTCCCTTCGACCGAGCAGAAGTTCCCGATCTTGGCCGGGCTTGCCCGCGGCTCTTCGCTGTTGCGCTACGGCTTCTCCGCCATGTACACCGCGCTCGATAACCCGCTCGACCCGAAGAAGGGGTTCCGCTGGCGGGGGCGTTTTTATTGGGTGGATTCACTGAATTCAGACAATTTTGATTTTTACGACTATGGCCTGGTGGCGGACGGCTACGTGCCCCTGGGAAGAAGGAGGACGCTGGCCGTGCGCCTGGTGGCTGACTTCCGCCAGGAGCGCGACGCCGGGCAGATTCCTTTCTACTTGCTGCCCTACCTGGGCGGTAGCCGCACCATGCGCGGCTTTCGTGAGTTCCGCTTCTACGACGCCAATGCGCTGCTCGTGAACATTGAATATCGCCATCAGGTTTGGAAGTTCGTTGACTTCGTGCTCTTCACCGATCAGGGCCAGGTGGCGCGCGAGCCGGGTGATTTTTCTTTCGAGCGCTTCCGTACCGGCTACGGCGCCGGATTGCGCGTGAAGAGCCTCCGCGGCGTCGCGCTTCGTTTCGATGTGGGCCGGTCGAGCGAGGGCTGGCGTTTCTACTTTACCTTCAGCCCGGAGTTCTAA